Proteins encoded within one genomic window of Episyrphus balteatus chromosome 1, idEpiBalt1.1, whole genome shotgun sequence:
- the LOC129918974 gene encoding juvenile hormone acid O-methyltransferase-like, with product MQHHDARQVVIKPKYYSVANRVQRYDAQQIIKELLSVLQWRLDEKDSLIDLGTGSGDVLMDFIYPLLPKNFTKLVGTDISSEMVEHCKRNYSQSENVKFKVLDIGTEILPKELIGEFDHVTSFYSIHWVQNQRLAVDNIYRLLKSGGDCFLVFLSTHSINETYDIVSLNPKWAPYMKNIKNYYSPLFRSKDPRSEFSEILKDAGFVDVKVAELSNYSNELLHYVISSFFVYCTDTYRAVNPFIHRVPVEMHEEILDEIIHTAIELGNESNNGNPGCIATYKLIVAYARKL from the exons ATGCAACATCACGATGCACGACAGGTTGTAATCAAACCAAAATATTACAGTGTTGCTAATAGAGTGCAACGATACGATGCTCAGCAAATTATTAAAGAGTTATTGAGTGTTTTGCAATGGCGTTTGGACGAGAAAGACTCATTGATCGATTTGGGTACTGGGTCTGGTGATGTTTTAATGGATTTCATTTACCCGCTTTTGCCAAAGAATTTCACAAAACTCGTTGGAACAGATATTTCCTCAGAAATGGTAGAACATTGCAAAAGGAATTATTCTCAAAGTGAAAATGTGAAGTTTAAAGTTTTGGATATTGGAACGGAAATATTGCCAAAAGAGTTAATTGGTGAATTTGATCATGTTACCTCGTTTTATAGCATCCATTGGGTTCAGAATCAACG ATTGGCTGTGGATAATATCTACCGATTGTTAAAAAGTGGTGGAGATTGTTTTCTAGTTTTTCTTTCAACCCATTCAATAAATGAAACTTACGATATTGTTTCGTTGAATCCAAAATGGGCACCTTATATGAAAAATATCAAGAATTACTATTCTCCATTATTTCGAAGCAAGGATCCTAGATCCGAATTTAGTGAAATACTCAAAGATGCTGGATTCGTTGATGTAAAGGTCGCAGAAC TGAgtaactattcgaatgaattgCTGCACTATGTAATATCTTCTTTCTTTGTTTATTGTACAGATACTTACAGAGCAGTGAACCCTTTTATTCATCGGGTGCCTGTTGAGATGCATGAAGAGATTTTGGATGAAATCATTCATACTGCAATCGAGTTAGGAAATGAATCGAATAATGGTAATCCTGGATGTATAGCAACGTATAAGTTGATTGTTGCTTATGCGAGAAAGTTATAA
- the LOC129918646 gene encoding juvenile hormone acid O-methyltransferase isoform X1, which produces MKVTIQPKYYSVANRVQRYDAEEIVKEFSSVLKWRLDGKDSLIDLGTGSGDVLMDFIYPLMPKNFTKLVGTDISSEMVKHCEKNYSQSENVKFKVLDIGTENLPKELIGEFDHVTSFYSIHWVQNQRLAADNVYRLLKSGGDCLLVFLSTHSINETYDIVSLNPKWAPYMKDIKNYYSPLFRSKDPRSEFSKILEDTGFVDVRVEERYKIFDHEDFEEMKNTYRAVNPFLHRVPVEMHEEILDEIIHTAIKIGNKSNNGNIGCIATYKLIVAYARKG; this is translated from the exons atgaAGGTTACGATCCAACCAAAATATTACAGTGTGGCAAACAGAGTTCAACGATACGATGCAGAGGAGATTGTTAAAGAGTTTTCGAGTGTTTTGAAATGGCGTTTGGATGGAAAAGACTCATTGATCGATTTGGGTACTGGTTCTGGTGATGTTTTAATGGATTTTATTTACCCGCTTATGCCAAAGAATTTCACAAAACTCGTTGGAACAGATATTTCTTCAGAAATGGTTAAACATtgcgaaaaaaattattctcaaAGTGAAAATGTGAAGTTTAAAGTTCTTGATATCGGAACGGAAAATTTGCCAAAAGAGTTAATTGGTGAATTTGATCATGTTACCTCGTTTTATAGTATTCATTGGGTTCAAAATCAACG ACTAGCCGCGGATAATGTCTACCGATTGCTAAAAAGTGGTGGAGATTGTTTACTGGTTTTTCTTTCAACTCATTCAATAAATGAAACTTATGATATTGTTTCGTTGAATCCAAAATGGGCTCCTTATATGAAGGATATCAAGAATTACTATTCTCCACTATTTCGCAGCAAAGATCCCAGAAGTGAATTTAGTAAAATACTTGAAGATACTGGATTCGTTGATGTAAGAGTCGAAGAGCGATATAAAATATTTGATCATGAAGATTTCGAAGAAATGAAAA ATACTTACAGAGCAGTGAACCCATTCCTTCATCGTGTGCCTGTTGAAATGCATGAAGAGATTTTAGATGAAATTATTCATACTGCAATCAAGATAGGAAATAAATCGAATAATGGTAATATTGGATGTATAGCAACGTATAAGTTGATCGTTGCTTATGCGAGAAAGGGATAG
- the LOC129907204 gene encoding adult cuticle protein 1-like produces MTECGIKRFTICALVLCALCMTSNASVGPLAAVRFSPLLYSAVAYGPGIVPVNAPSDLPSRLHVYNAPLIVPVGLKTEATYTAKTPGSEHVASLPGHIQSASSINLEQAPGSKDSNSLPPSIAIHESPIPAALSLSISPYLIRAQIVVPTEATYVAKNLGVEHTAPLPGHTISATSLNLQPAPGSK; encoded by the exons ATGACAGAGTGTGGAATTAAAAGG TTTACTATCTGTGCCCTTGTTCTATGCGCTTTGTGCATGACCTCAAATGCAAGTGTAGGTCCACTGGCGGCTGTACGTTTTTCTCCACTTTTGTATTCCGCTGTTGCTTATGGACCTGGAATTGTTCCTGTAAATGCACCTTCAGATTTACCATCTAGACTTCATGTTTACAATGCTCCTCTAATTGTACCAGTTGGCTTGAAGACTGAAGCAACTTACACAGCAAAGACTCCTGGTTCTGAACATGTTGCATCACTTCCTGGACATATTCAATCAGCTTCTTCCATCAACTTGGAACAAGCACCAGGATCAAAAGATTCAAATTCTCTTCCACCATCAATAGCTATCCATGAGTCACCGATTCCAGCAGCACTTTCTCTTAGTATTTCTCCATATTTAATTAGAGCACAAATTGTTGTGCCAACTGAGGCCACCTATGTAGCCAAGAATCTTGGAGTTGAACATACTGCTCCACTTCCAGGACACACAATTTCAGCTACTTCTTTAAACTTGCAACCAGCACCAGgatcaaagtaa